From a single Drosophila sulfurigaster albostrigata strain 15112-1811.04 chromosome 3, ASM2355843v2, whole genome shotgun sequence genomic region:
- the LOC133844646 gene encoding proton-coupled zinc antiporter SLC30A1 isoform X1, with product MQFFVFSKMSKYSGKKCRLLSMMWLTASFFFVEIVVGYVTNSMALVADSFHMLGDIAALVISFLSVKMSPKKWSKNTFGWARAEVLGALVNAVFLVALCFSITIEACKRFIEKEPIHEPRLLLIVGVLGLLVNMIGLCLLYEHGGHHGHSHGGGLTRNHSRLTELANMDEGDDEQNDYAYEKQKEKQQVKKSSHGHSHDPGQMNMRGAFLHVLSDALGSVIVVVSALVVWLSDWEYRLYIDPALSIVLVALILHSVWPLLRESALILLQTVPTHIQVDAIQKRLLEKVDGVLAVHEFHVWQLAGDRIIASAHIRCRNLSEYMKIAEKVKEFFHNEGIHSTTIQPEFSEIEGCNMSDGTSSINMSGSDCCALDCPTTDEGCVKATCCQNNNKLNPLPSPTNSPYLCRQRNAARQSGDVEAGSLLEGSAAAAGNQSLGNGGTGLTAAAESTPQNDIV from the exons ATGCAGTTCTTTGT TTTCTCCAAGATGTCCAAATATTCGGGCAAAAAATGTCGCCTGCTCTCGATGATGTGGCTAACGGCCTCGTTCTTCTTCGTGGAGATCGTTGTGGGCTATGTGACCAACTCGATGGCGCTGGTCGCAGACAGTTTTCACATGCTGGGCGATATTGCTGCCCTGGTCATATCATTCCTCTCAGTCAAG ATGTCACCCAAAAAGTGGTCGAAGAACACCTTTGGCTGGGCACGTGCTGAGGTGCTGGGTGCGCTCGTTAATGCTGTATTCCTAGTGGCGCTCTGTTTCAGCATCACGATCGAGGCATGCAAAAG ATTCATCGAGAAAGAACCAATTCATGAGCCACGTCTGCTGCTCATTGTTGGCGTGCTGGGTCTGCTGGTCAACATGATTGGTCTTTGCCTGCTCTATG AGCACGGTGGCCACCATGGACACTCGCATGGCGGTGGCTTGACGCGCAATCACAGTCGCCTCACTGAGCTGGCGAACATGGACGAAGGCGATGACGAGCAGAACGATTATGCCTACGAGAAGCAGAAGGAGAAACAGCAGGTGAAAAAGTCTAGTCACGGTCACAGTCACGATCCTGGCCAGATGAATATGCGTGGCGCTTTTCTGCACGTGCTCAGCGATGCTCTTGGCAGCGTTATTGTTGTGGTCAGTGCGCTCGTTGTCTGGCTGAGCGACTGGGAATATCGTTTATATATCGATCCAGCGCTTTCCATTGTGTTGGTTGCCCTCATCTTGCACTCAGTGTGGCCGCTGCTGCGTGAATCGGCTCTAATTCTGCTGCAAACTGTGCCCACGCACATCCAAGTGGATGCCATACAGAAGCGTCTGCTGGAGAAGGTCGACGGTGTGTTGGCTGTGCACGAATTCCACGTCTGGCAATTGGCTGGCGATCGCATCATTGCCTCAGCACACATACG CTGTCGCAACTTGTCGGAGTACATGAAGATTGCCGAGAAGGTGAAGGAGTTCTTCCACAACGAGGGCATACACTCGACCACCATACAGCCGGAGTTTAGCGAAATCGAAGGCTGCAACATGTCCGATGGCACCTCCAGCATTAACATGAGTGGCTCCGATTGCTGTGCCCTCGATTGTCCCACCACGGATGAGGGCTGTGTTAAAGCCACCTGCTGtcagaataacaacaaattg AATCCACTTCCTTCGCCCACAAATTCACCGTATCTGTGTCGTCAGCGCAATGCGGCGCGTCAATCTGGCGACGTTGAAGCTGGCTCCTTGCTGGAAGGAAGCGCTGCTGCCGCCGGCAATCAATCGCTGGGCAATGGAGGAACTGGCTtaacggcagcagcagagtcAACGCCACAGAACGATATAGTCTGA
- the LOC133844646 gene encoding proton-coupled zinc antiporter SLC30A1 isoform X2 has protein sequence MSKYSGKKCRLLSMMWLTASFFFVEIVVGYVTNSMALVADSFHMLGDIAALVISFLSVKMSPKKWSKNTFGWARAEVLGALVNAVFLVALCFSITIEACKRFIEKEPIHEPRLLLIVGVLGLLVNMIGLCLLYEHGGHHGHSHGGGLTRNHSRLTELANMDEGDDEQNDYAYEKQKEKQQVKKSSHGHSHDPGQMNMRGAFLHVLSDALGSVIVVVSALVVWLSDWEYRLYIDPALSIVLVALILHSVWPLLRESALILLQTVPTHIQVDAIQKRLLEKVDGVLAVHEFHVWQLAGDRIIASAHIRCRNLSEYMKIAEKVKEFFHNEGIHSTTIQPEFSEIEGCNMSDGTSSINMSGSDCCALDCPTTDEGCVKATCCQNNNKLNPLPSPTNSPYLCRQRNAARQSGDVEAGSLLEGSAAAAGNQSLGNGGTGLTAAAESTPQNDIV, from the exons ATGTCCAAATATTCGGGCAAAAAATGTCGCCTGCTCTCGATGATGTGGCTAACGGCCTCGTTCTTCTTCGTGGAGATCGTTGTGGGCTATGTGACCAACTCGATGGCGCTGGTCGCAGACAGTTTTCACATGCTGGGCGATATTGCTGCCCTGGTCATATCATTCCTCTCAGTCAAG ATGTCACCCAAAAAGTGGTCGAAGAACACCTTTGGCTGGGCACGTGCTGAGGTGCTGGGTGCGCTCGTTAATGCTGTATTCCTAGTGGCGCTCTGTTTCAGCATCACGATCGAGGCATGCAAAAG ATTCATCGAGAAAGAACCAATTCATGAGCCACGTCTGCTGCTCATTGTTGGCGTGCTGGGTCTGCTGGTCAACATGATTGGTCTTTGCCTGCTCTATG AGCACGGTGGCCACCATGGACACTCGCATGGCGGTGGCTTGACGCGCAATCACAGTCGCCTCACTGAGCTGGCGAACATGGACGAAGGCGATGACGAGCAGAACGATTATGCCTACGAGAAGCAGAAGGAGAAACAGCAGGTGAAAAAGTCTAGTCACGGTCACAGTCACGATCCTGGCCAGATGAATATGCGTGGCGCTTTTCTGCACGTGCTCAGCGATGCTCTTGGCAGCGTTATTGTTGTGGTCAGTGCGCTCGTTGTCTGGCTGAGCGACTGGGAATATCGTTTATATATCGATCCAGCGCTTTCCATTGTGTTGGTTGCCCTCATCTTGCACTCAGTGTGGCCGCTGCTGCGTGAATCGGCTCTAATTCTGCTGCAAACTGTGCCCACGCACATCCAAGTGGATGCCATACAGAAGCGTCTGCTGGAGAAGGTCGACGGTGTGTTGGCTGTGCACGAATTCCACGTCTGGCAATTGGCTGGCGATCGCATCATTGCCTCAGCACACATACG CTGTCGCAACTTGTCGGAGTACATGAAGATTGCCGAGAAGGTGAAGGAGTTCTTCCACAACGAGGGCATACACTCGACCACCATACAGCCGGAGTTTAGCGAAATCGAAGGCTGCAACATGTCCGATGGCACCTCCAGCATTAACATGAGTGGCTCCGATTGCTGTGCCCTCGATTGTCCCACCACGGATGAGGGCTGTGTTAAAGCCACCTGCTGtcagaataacaacaaattg AATCCACTTCCTTCGCCCACAAATTCACCGTATCTGTGTCGTCAGCGCAATGCGGCGCGTCAATCTGGCGACGTTGAAGCTGGCTCCTTGCTGGAAGGAAGCGCTGCTGCCGCCGGCAATCAATCGCTGGGCAATGGAGGAACTGGCTtaacggcagcagcagagtcAACGCCACAGAACGATATAGTCTGA